From the Clarias gariepinus isolate MV-2021 ecotype Netherlands chromosome 3, CGAR_prim_01v2, whole genome shotgun sequence genome, one window contains:
- the LOC128518723 gene encoding uncharacterized protein LOC128518723, protein MKILHIYFYLLVCCGAAESFTEKSVDLGQNVTLKCEVSVKNVYWFLMKPLEPPVFILRSYSSKSLTAEYSNTSFSKRFSLQYNSTLLVHNISTNELGVYYCSQTQNASLHNSSRGIRLYIQNHENQTADKDDEIRFWRKLYIVSGIINCVVIIAVTVSIISCCGKNNKSSICDVKLQQVSGSLSWWPKTQNESSYTVVDFHPVM, encoded by the exons ATGAAGATCCTCCACATCTACTTCT atctCCTTGTGTGCTGTGGAGCTGCAGAGAGTTTCACAGAGAAGTCGGTAGATTTGGGACAGAATGTGACTCTAAAGTGTGAGGTCTCTGTAAAAAATGTGTACTGGTTCCTGATGAAGCCGTTAGAACCTCCAGTGTTTATATTACGCTCTTACTCAAGTAAATCGCTGACTGCAGAATACAGTAACACATCATTCAGCAAAAGATTCTCACTGCAATACAACAGCACTTTATTAGTACACAATATCAGTACTAATGAATTAGGAGTGTATTATTGTAGTCAAACTCAAAATGCTTCACTTCACAACAGCAGTAGAGGAATCAGACTTTACATCCAGAATCACG AGAATCAGACAGCTGATAAAGATGATGAGATCAGATTTTGGAGGAAACTATACATTGTATCAGGAATAATAAACTGTGTTGTGATCATTGCAGTCACAG TCTCGATCATAAGCTGCTGTGGGAAAAACAACAAATCTTCAATCTGTGATGTGAAGCTTCAACAAGTCAGTGGATCACTG AGCTGGTGGCCAAAAACACAGAATGAAAGCAGCTACACTGTGGTGGATTTTCACCCTgtgatgtaa